GCATAGATATGAAAGAAGGCTTTGATGCATTTTCCTTTTGCTTGGTTCTGATTGGTGTTTGTTAGGTGTCTTTTTGGTCTTTATCTGATGGATACCAAGGGGGTAACTATGTTTATGTACGAGTAGTTAGCAGTTGTGCGCTGCTTACAGTCAGATAAATACACACACATGTTGCAAATATATCTGTTTCTGAAACCTTTTTTATGGGCTAATCGATGTGTTTTTTTGTCCATGCAGAGCCTTAGCAACAAGAAGCAAACAAAAAATGGTCGAGACGCGAGCTCAGCATCGCAGGCGAGTGGCATCATTGACATGGAATAAGGTAGAATCCAACCAGGATGTATTTCAAGACGTCTTATCTCGACTCCCAGTAAGGTCTATCCGTTCATTTAAAACGGTTAACAGATACTGGCATGCCTCAGTTAGCAACAAACATTTTGCTACGATACATCTCGCTCAATCGAGAAAGAAGCCCTCATACATAGCTTGTCCTAGAGTAGACAAGGCTATGAAGTTGTACTTGTTGAAGCCAGGGAAGTTCAACTATCGACACCATGCTACAGTTGATCCTCCGGGAAGAAGCGCTGATCACCACATGCACATGATAGCATCGTTCAATGGATTAGTATGCTGCATCAACCAACTCTATGATGAACATGAAGTAGATTATCAGATATGGATCTGCAATCCTTCTACTGAAGAAACTCTGCTTCTTCCTCAAGGCAGACCATCTGTTTGGACTGAACCAAGTATTGGAGTTGCATATGGTCCTGACATTAGCGAGTACAAAATTTTCCGCATATTCTGTGTCGGCAAGAGAAACGCTGGAAAAGGGGATTATCTCTACGAATGTGAGGTGTATTCATCTAGCACTGGTGCGTGGAGGAGCATCGGCCCTGTGCTTCATCTTCCAATGTATGTTTGTTTCAGTCCACACAGATCCGATCATGTCTTTGCAGGAGGGAAGATCTACTGGCTGGTTTCTCTGGAAGATCCTGCAGGTATAATGCTCTCTGTGGATATGGAGGAGAACTTCGAAGTTATGGAGCTGCCTTACTATTCAACAGACCTGCGTGACGAAGACAGGATAACAGTTGCTACGTATCTGATAAACCTGGGAGGATCTCCGTCACTGGTAGTTCTACATGCGGATTACTTTGACGTATGGGAGTGGAAAGAAGCTAGTTGGGTATTTGTAATCGCAGATGAGTTTGATTTCATGGACTTTGCTGAAATTGTATTATTCATGACCTCGTCAGAGAAGGAGATCCTGTTTGTGACTGACTCGCACTTGTGGACTTATCATTTGGATACTAGAAAGTGGAAAAAAAGGGGCAGGCCTCCTACTCGATTTACGAATCCTGCTATCTTCCCCTTCACCCAAAGCCTTCTTCCATGTAAGCTCTATGTTTGTAAATAGTCTATATAGACATACATGTATGTATGATAATATGTCTCCTTCTTCATTGCTCTCTTATACAATGTGATATGTTGTTTTATTGAGCCAGGCAATGGTGGGGTGAGGCTAGCAGGAAAGTGAAGATGAGTATTTATTATCTCTGGCTTGCTGGTGGTGATGGACAAAGTCTTTGCTTGGTGGTGCTTGATTTATGTTGCAAGAGGCTGTGTGTTTCTCACTGGAtactctgtttttatttttctgttctAAAACTTTCCATTTCGTTTAAGGTTTCTGGTTTGcatcttttggttttggttctgaACTTTGTGTGTTTTCCGTTTGTTTTTGGTGTAAAGCCATTATGACTTGGTGTAAAGCCTTTATGACTTTATCAATAGTAATAAGCTTTGTCTTGTCTTCGAATACAAGTTCTCATTGTGTATAAAAAGGGAATCGTTTGTgatagggctgggcaaaaaacccgaatccgaaccgaacccgatccgaaaaaatagtaccgaacccgaaccgaagttGAAACGGCTCCAAATTCTGATATCAAGAGAACCGAAACCGAGcccgacccgaaccgaagtatttcgggtacccgaatgtatctgaaatagatttatatatctaaatatattaattatttttagatttaatgtatattaaaaacatccaaaatatataagatattttttaagttgtctaaaatacttgaaaatatatataaatagtcaaaagtaaatgtccGAAATAggtaaaatatactcaaaataccaaaatactTGCAATATGTACTGATTAtctatcaaaatattcaaaccaaatcaatttatatgttaaatttaggtattccgacatatgttattcaaatttatatgtaatatagtattttatttacagatttggagaaatttaaactatttattgaattttaaaatttcaaaagtcatttaaatgggttattcgaatccgaacccgcaaagatttgaaccgaacccaaaccaaaatttagaaatacccgaatgagACTGAAATCTTTAACCCCGAAAACGCAAAACCCGAATAAATCCgtaccgaacccgaatgggtacccgaacgctcACCCCTAGTTTGTGATTTACTGTTGCGAATCCAATTTTTTGTTCTTCTGTTTTTATAGGTAaaagtattattattttcaaaataaagagagtatttctttattttcattacaattttattttgaaaaataattataattttttttgtcaacaaaatataattatattactttGAAAAAAGTATTTACCAGAAACTTCTAAAAAACTTTAAGTATatgggaaaaaaaaatctttgtaaaatctttttctctctctaggaGGCGACATGGCGGTGATTAGGGTTCTTCCACTTCTACACTCGGTTTAGAGCTAGATCGAGAAGCCCTTCCCATTCAGCTTATAGATCCTTTCGAGAAGCTGTATCCTTTCGAGCTATAAACCTCTGAAAAGAAGATTCGAGAGCAAAATCCACTCTATGGGAGATTGAAGAGGTCTTGATAGAGGCGGTTTTGGTCTGGAGAACTCCCTATAAGGGTAGATCTGGCAGTGACTTCCCAGTTTTACTCATTAAGTCCTTGTGGCTTCCAAGTCTAGAAATTGCCCGGTAACTATCATGAATCGATTCCGAAAAAGAAAGGAGCCATCTTTGATGGAAGAGCTGAAAGAAATGGAACTGCTCGACGAAGGAGAGACGGTGGATATTCCAGATCTAGAAATCGAGGATCTCATTGAAGAAAACTCTCTCAGTGTGATAGTTCGGTGTCTAAATCCTTTTGTGCACAAAGTTGGAGGACTGGTAAAAGCTCTTCCACCAATCTGGGGAATGGAAGAGAGAGTCCGCGGAAGAGGAGTAGGGGAAGACAGAGTTCAGTTTATTTTCAATGCGGAGGAAGATCTACAACATGTTCTCACTAAAGGTCCCTGGTTTGTCAATGGGTGGATGATCTCCCTAGATCAATGGTCTCCAAATCCACACCCAGAGTTCTTGAAGAGGATTCCATTCTGGATAAGAGTAAGAGGACTACCGATCCATATGCCGAAGAAACAAGTGGTAGAGTGTTTGCTAGATCCCCTTGGGAAGGTTGAGAAGGTGGAGCTTCATGCAAAGAACTCAAACTCCCTGGAGTACATTAGAGTTCTTGTGCACATCAGTACAGAGGAGCCCCTTCAGTTCCGCAGAACAGCACGATTTAAATCGGGAACAACAATCCCCATGGAGCTGGAGTATGAGAAATTGCTAAAAGTTTGCTATACCTGTAAGAGGCTTACTCACGACCAGTCTAGATGCCCTCAACAAATAGTCATTGCTCCGGTGGAAGAAAGAGGTACTAAGGGAAGAAAAAAGGAGCAAAGTCTTAGGAAAAAGCTAAGTGAGAAGGAGCTCAAAGCTAAGGAGGCACTACAAAAGCAAACTGCTAAAGGTGTAGTCTTGAAAGAACCCAGAGGTGGAGCAGGCCCAAGTGACGGGAAGAGTAAAGCTTATGAAGCTCTTAGAGAAGAAAAACGAAAGGGGAAGAGAGTAGTCTCAACTCCACAAATTCAGTGGAGGCAGAAGCATGATAGTGGCGCACAGAGGAAGTCGAGAAGTACAGATGAGTCAACGGCAAATCCAAAAAGCTCTGGTGATCAAAGCGGAGTTAAGAGTGTGAGTACAGAGGTTGAAGGATCGGCGGGCCCTGAAGAGATACTTGAGATGGCGTCAGTCTTCAATAGATTGGGGAGCAATGAGAAGGTGCACGATGCTGCAGGCAGAAGGACTAGCAGGGAAGGAAGACCAATGGATGGGGATCTCCGAGGGAGGCTAAGTGGAGAATCCATGGAGGAGAAACGTGATGGTCAGTCTAGTAAAGGAAGCAGAAGCCCTCCGTCAGTCTTTGAGAGATTGAGTGGCCATATTCAACCCTCCCCTCGAGAAGATAGAAGCGTTGAAGTATCTCAAGTTTCAAAACGAAGGCGTCAGAGCAGTAGTGATGATCGCACGGCAAAGAAGCCTCGTGTGGGATCACATGAGAAGAAAGAAGCCTCTCCATTGGTGTTCCAGCGCTTGGGAAGTTCTCATTCCGGATCTACAGAGAGAGGAAAAGACGTTACTGAACATTCTGCCTATATAGCAACGGTTACTCCAATTCATTATGCTCAAGTAACAGCTCAATTCCCGAGCCATTCTGTCCGTAGGATAGCATTGGAAAGTGGAACAAAAAGGAAAGAAGGGTTGATGGTTAATACCAACCCTTCGAGATCAATATGAGGATTATGAGTTGGAACTGTCAGGGGTTGGGGAATACCCCTACAGTTCGACATCTACAGGGTTTGCATGGTCAGAACTACCCTAAGATAATATTCCTCAGTGAGACCAAGAGTAGAAGAAGGTATTTGGAGACAGTTGTAGAGAAATTTGGTTTTCATGATCTGGTGGCTGTCGATGCGAAGGGTAAAAGTGGTGGTTTGGCTCTGATGTGGAAGGATACATGTACGGTGGAGGTATTACAAGCCAATAAAAGAATCATAGATGTGAAGATGGTTTGGCAGGACCAGAGCTTTTATCTAACCGGTGTATATGGAGACCCGGTGAAAAGTAAAAGAGGCGAGGTCTGGGAAAGGATTGAGAGAATTGGAGCAGAGAGGAAAGGAGCCTGGTTATTAACAGGAGACTTTAACGAGATGGTAGATCAATCTGAGAAGCAAGGAGGCGCGGCACGAAGTGACAATGAAGGTCAGGAGTTCAAGCAAATGCTTCTCAGCTGGGGCTTGTGGGATATTATGTATAAGGGAAATCCTTTGTCTTGGGCAGGGATGAGAGCTAATGGTCTGGTTCAGTGTCGTTTAGACTGGTCTGTGGCAAACCAGGAATGGCTGGGAATGTTCCCTCAAGCAATAACGTTTTATGTACAGAGAGTTTGTTCTGACCATAGTCCAATTCTTACATCGACTGATGGGCTTCAAAAGAGAATAAGAGGTTGCTTTAAATATGATCATCGATGTGTTAAGAGGGAGGGCTTTATAACGACAGTGGAAAACAGTTGGAAGAGCAATGGCAGTGGTCAAACAAAGATTATGGACAGAATAGCAGTGTGCAGAAGAGCCAACTCCTCTTGGAAAAGACAAGCGAAACCAAACTCGGCTATAAGGATTCAGGAGCTACATTTCAGGATCAATGAGGCATCCAGACAGGAACATTTTGAGCGTGTGGAGCTAGAGAATCTCAAAAAAGAACTGAATGAGGAGTACTTAAATGAGGAAGAGTTCTGGTTGCAACAAAGTAGGCTAAACTGGCTGAGGTCTGGTGATAAGAA
This region of Brassica napus cultivar Da-Ae chromosome C5, Da-Ae, whole genome shotgun sequence genomic DNA includes:
- the LOC106377593 gene encoding putative F-box protein At2g02030 gives rise to the protein MVETRAQHRRRVASLTWNKVESNQDVFQDVLSRLPVRSIRSFKTVNRYWHASVSNKHFATIHLAQSRKKPSYIACPRVDKAMKLYLLKPGKFNYRHHATVDPPGRSADHHMHMIASFNGLVCCINQLYDEHEVDYQIWICNPSTEETLLLPQGRPSVWTEPSIGVAYGPDISEYKIFRIFCVGKRNAGKGDYLYECEVYSSSTGAWRSIGPVLHLPMYVCFSPHRSDHVFAGGKIYWLVSLEDPAGIMLSVDMEENFEVMELPYYSTDLRDEDRITVATYLINLGGSPSLVVLHADYFDVWEWKEASWVFVIADEFDFMDFAEIVLFMTSSEKEILFVTDSHLWTYHLDTRKWKKRGRPPTRFTNPAIFPFTQSLLPCNGGVRLAGK